A stretch of Colletotrichum lupini chromosome 2, complete sequence DNA encodes these proteins:
- a CDS encoding glycosyltransferase family 28 domain-containing protein, whose product MAHPTAAAQLALGTTTESEATATPPPEQLHIDEIDRDGRHIGVVRDENRNIVYPSFVPPEVDSPNARSPQSTTAPTVPEIPPKDERATKTESAPNGPDHLEVPGTSNTQERPPMDKKWRTEAPARKAGQSSATRRNVPKRSGTSYLDRALWEADRGDSSSSSSSSDSSDDENAQDSKTPAERKKAQDKANARRQKEIAERYRRFHVGNDNYNTKGKVKKDGRLRISVKETANTGYLAKALGQAVKKVVPVPEGEEQGEDAQRPPVSRLSSATTATADREPKPRLNIVIMVIGSRGDAQPFLKIGKILKEDYGHRVRIATHPAFREFVEKDSGLEFFSVGGDPSELMAFMVKNPGMIPTLDAVKAGDIGRRRSAMAEMFDGFWRACINATDDEKDVHNLKMMGEKDPFIADAIIANPPSFAHIHCAEALGIPLHLMFTFPYTPTQAFPHPLASIKKSNVDPGYTNFISYPLVEMMVWQGLGDLVNDFRVKTLGLDAVSTLWAPGATYRLHVPFTYLWSPGLVPKPQDWGEEIDVSGFVFLDLASTFEPPSELEKFLDAGEPPIYIGFGSIVVDDADRFTQMIFEAVELAGVRALVSKGWGGLGGDEMDVPDNIFMLENTPHDWLFPRVKACVIHGGAGTTAIALKCGLPTMIVPFFGDQHFWGSILATSKAGPEAVPYKQLDAEKLAEGIKYCLTDEAKEAAAKVAKDIELEGDGAKNAVRSFHHHLTLGGMNSMRCSILRDRPAVWTLKNTNVKLSALAADIIVEEGQLSWKRLRLLRHTEWNDFEGPGEPVTGIAGSLAGTMGNVFGGIGSVPYRIAKTSHKRKEKKDKKKKLRALRDKRMSAKERKAATNSNGALQPQQGDEDNSKKEGDKAKAKGGDDSKAQKKDEGKAEDNKADKEDGKNKNQGEQSHANGNASSARPGAQERRDTMSSIDTGTTVDDAVGDYANEVGEGVGKSAQALARAPVDLSMAIAQGFHNAPRLYGDDTVRRPPRVTGISSGLKAAGKEFAYGIYDGTTGLVRLPVRGAKKEGVKGFVKGTGMGLTGFVLKDLSAIISPVGYTLKGIAKQVERKKQPDRVVRRARLVQGQRERRNLPGDSKKQTDKDVVTGWYTIRELLETLEAEKKQGIKGVFSHKKQRVNHAAFESVDIADRTLQAIKKGEDISTVVGTEKELRKADEKLKSPATRHSVDTRRSTETARARKSAEDQENSEGSDKNSSKRRNDIAENEEGEARAEAADRADAKDKAAAEDAQDRAKASETKSKDGAQVNGTAGVEHKTQSEEDGHRRPSVDRARSAQV is encoded by the coding sequence ATGGCGCATCCAACCGCCGCGGCACAACTGGCTTTGGGCACCACGACCGAGTCCGAGGCGACAGCGACCCCTCCTCCCGAGCAGCTTCACATTGACGAAATTGACCGCGATGGAAGACACATTGGTGTTGTGCGAGACGAGAACAGGAACATTGTCTACCCGTCCTTTGTACCACCCGAGGTCGACTCGCCGAACGCTCGATCACCGCAATCCACGACCGCGCCTACAGTTCCCGAAATACCACCAAAGGATGAAAGGGCCACAAAGACCGAGTCGGCCCCAAACGGCCCTGACCACCTCGAGGTTCCCGGAACGTCGAACACCCAAGAACGCCCTCCCATGGACAAGAAGTGGAGGACCGAGGCGCCTGCACGAAAAGCTGGCCAGAGCAGCGCGACACGGCGGAACGTCCCCAAGCGATCCGGAACGTCGTACCTCGATAGGGCACTCTGGGAGGCCGACAGAGGAGATTCGAGCTCGAGTTCGAGCTCCAGCGACTCCTCCGATGACGAGAACGCCCAAGACAGCAAAACCCCGGCCGAAAGGAAAAAGGCACAAGATAAAGCCAATGCGAGGCGGCAAAAGGAGATTGCCGAGCGCTACCGCCGCTTCCACGTCGGCAATGACAATTACAACACCAAGGGCAAGGTGAAGAAGGACGGTCGTCTGCGCATCTCGGTCAAGGAGACGGCCAATACCGGCTACTTGGCCAAGGCGTTAGGACAGGCCGTCAAGAAGGTGGTGCCGGTGCCCGAAGGTGAGGAGCAGGGCGAGGATGCGCAGCGTCCACCCGTGTCACGTCTCTCCTCCGCTACCACGGCCACGGCCGACCGCGAGCCGAAGCCGCGCTTGAACATTGTCATCATGGTCATTGGCTCCCGCGGTGACGCGCAGCCTTTCCTCAAGATTGGCAAGATACTCAAAGAGGACTATGGACATCGCGTCCGTATTGCGACGCACCCCGCCTTCCGCGAGTTCGTCGAAAAGGACTCCGGTCTGGAGTTCTTCTCGGTCGGCGGCGACCCCTCCGAGCTGATGGCCTTCATGGTCAAGAACCCGGGCATGATTCCGACTCTGGATGCTGTCAAGGCCGGAGACATTGGACGTCGACGATCAGCCATGGCGGAGATGTTTGACGGTTTCTGGAGAGCTTGCATCAACGCCACCGACGACGAGAAGGATGTCCACAACCTCAAGATGATGGGTGAAAAGGACCCCTTCATCGCTGACGCAATTATTGCCAACCCCCCGAGCTTTGCTCACATTCACTGCGCAGAGGCCCTCGGCATCCCCTTGCATCTCATGTTCACATTCCCCTACACTCCGACACAGGCCTTCCCTCACCCCCTGGCCAGCATCAAGAAATCCAATGTGGATCCCGGGTACACCAACTTCATATCATACCCCCTGGTCGAGATGATGGTATGGCAGGGTTTGGGCGATTTGGTCAATGACTTCCGCGTCAAGACCTTGGGATTGGATGCCGTCTCGACGCTTTGGGCTCCGGGAGCGACCTATCGTCTGCACGTGCCCTTCACCTACCTTTGGAGTCCTGGCCTCGTCCCTAAGCCTCAAGATTGGGGTGAAGAGATTGACGTTTCTGGATTCGTCTTCCTCGACTTGGCTTCGACATTTGAGCCACCAAGCGAACTGGAGAAGTTTTTGGATGCTGGGGAACCGCCTATCTACATTGGTTTCGGCTCGATTGTCGTCGATGATGCGGATCGTTTTACCCAGATGATCTTCGAGGCTGTTGAACTTGCCGGGGTTCGCGCGCTCGTGTCAAAGGGCTGGGGCGGCTTGGGAGGTGACGAGATGGACGTCCCCGATAACATTTTCATGCTGGAGAACACGCCTCACGACTGGCTTTTCCCCCGAGTTAAAGCTTGCGTCATCCACGGCGGAGCTGGAACCACCGCAATCGCTCTCAAGTGTGGTCTGCCTACCATGATTGTGCCTTTCTTCGGCGACCAGCATTTCTGGGGAAGCATCCTCGCAACAAGCAAAGCCGGACCCGAGGCTGTACCCTACAAGCAATTGGACGCCGAGAAGCTCGCCGAGGGCATCAAGTACTGCCTTACGGACGAGGCGAAAGAAGCGGCCGCTAAGGTCGCCAAAGACATTGAATTGGAAGGCGATGGCGCCAAGAATGCTGTGCGGTCATTCCACCACCACCTAACTCTAGGAGGCATGAATTCGATGCGCTGCTCCATTCTGCGTGACCGACCGGCAGTCTGGACACTGAAGAACACCAATGTCAAGCTCAGCGCCCTCGCCGCCGACATCATTGTCGAGGAAGGACAACTTTCGTGGAAGAGGCTAAGACTGCTGCGGCACACGGAATGGAACGACTTCGAGGGCCCTGGAGAACCGGTGACCGGTATCGCGGGCTCTCTCGCCGGCACGATGGGCAACGTTTTTGGTGGCATCGGCAGTGTTCCCTACAGGATTGCCAAGACATCACATAAGCGCAAAGAGAAGAAggataagaagaagaagttgAGGGCCCTCCGAGATAAGCGCATGAGTGCCAAGGAACGGAAGGCCGCGACCAACAGCAATGGCGCGCTGCAACCGCAGCAGGGTGACGAGGACAATTCCAAGAAGGAGGGCGACAAGGCGAAAGCAAAGGGCGGGGACGACAGCAAAGCGCAGAAGAAAGATGAAGGAAAAGCCGAGGACAACAAAGCAGATAAGGAAGACGGCAAGAACAAGAACCAGGGAGAGCAATCCCACGCCAACGGAAACGCTTCTTCTGCTAGACCGGGTGCGCAAGAACGTCGCGATACCATGTCATCGATCGATACTGGAACTACCGTCGACGACGCCGTCGGAGACTACGCCAATGAGGTCGGCGAGGGCGTGGGCAAATCGGCACAGGCCCTGGCGAGGGCACCGGTAGACCTATCCATGGCCATCGCTCAGGGATTCCACAACGCTCCTCGGCTTTACGGTGACGATACCGTTCGACGCCCACCACGTGTTACCGGCATCAGCTCTGGATTGAAGGCGGCCGGCAAGGAATTCGCTTACGGCATCTACGACGGCACGACCGGCCTCGTTCGCCTACCCGTCCGGGGTGCCAAAAAGGAGGGCGTCAAGGGATTCGTCAAGGGAACAGGCATGGGTCTCACGGGGTTCGTACTCAAGGATCTCAGCGCCATCATTAGTCCCGTTGGCTACACCCTGAAGGGCATTGCCAAGCAAGTCGAACGGAAGAAACAGCCGGATCGAGTCGTCCGTCGGGCCCGTCTTGTCCAGGGCCAACGCGAAAGACGGAACCTCCCAGGCGATTCGAAGAAGCAAACCGACAAGGACGTAGTCACTGGTTGGTATACTATTCGCGAACTCCTGGAGACCCTCGAGGCCGAGAAGAAGCAAGGCATCAAGGGAGTCTTCTCGCACAAGAAGCAACGAGTCAATCACGCAGCCTTTGAGAGCGTCGACATTGCCGACCGCACCCTACAGGCGATCAAAAAGGGTGAGGATATAAGCACTGTCGTCGGCACGGAAAAGGAGCTTCGCAAGGCGGATGAGAAGTTGAAGAGTCCTGCGACTAGACATAGTGTTGATACGAGGCGGTCGACCGAAACCGCGCGGGCGCGCAAGTCTGCTGAGGATCAGGAGAACTCGGAGGGCTCGGACAAGAACTCGTCCAAGAGGAGAAATGATATCGCGGAGAACGAGGAAGGGGAAGCACGAGCCGAGGCGGCAGACCGCGCGGATGCCAAAGACAAGGCTGCCGCGGAAGACGCACAAGACAGAGCGAAGGCTTCTGAGACCAAGTCTAAGGACGGAGCCCAGGTTAATGGCACGGCTGGAGTAGAGCATAAGACGCAGTCAGAGGAGGACGGGCATCGCCGGCCCAGCGTTGATCGCGCGAGGTCGGCTCAGGTTTAG